From Streptomyces asiaticus, one genomic window encodes:
- a CDS encoding alpha/beta fold hydrolase, translated as MTSTSPLARIVRGTGPGLLLAHGGTGSIEGNYGPILDGLAERHRVVGPDYPGSGRTPRASGPLDLDTLADQLVGTAVEEGLDTFAIAGYSLGGPVALRAATRHPERVTALVLTATFAHPSARMRLLVDDWLRQLRSGDEEATARWTALIGAGAPYLDRMTPEELATVIEGARASVPPGAIDQVELVGRIDVREDLGRIRVPTLVISTTLDAMATPYHHRQVADAIPGARLAELESGHLPFAEAPDAWLGLIRTFLDAQVGSDAQVRSGAQVRSGAQVRSGAQAQSGAQAQS; from the coding sequence ATGACCAGCACCTCACCCCTCGCCCGCATCGTCCGCGGCACCGGCCCCGGGCTGCTGCTCGCCCACGGCGGGACCGGCTCCATCGAGGGGAACTACGGTCCGATCCTGGACGGTCTCGCCGAGCGCCACCGCGTGGTCGGCCCCGACTACCCCGGCTCCGGCCGCACCCCGCGCGCGAGCGGGCCGCTGGACCTCGACACCCTGGCCGACCAGCTGGTGGGCACGGCCGTCGAGGAGGGTCTGGACACCTTCGCCATCGCCGGATACTCCCTCGGCGGGCCCGTCGCCCTGCGCGCCGCCACCCGCCACCCCGAGCGGGTCACCGCTCTGGTCCTGACCGCGACCTTCGCCCACCCCAGCGCCCGGATGCGGCTCCTGGTGGACGACTGGCTGCGCCAGCTCCGCTCGGGCGACGAGGAGGCGACCGCCCGCTGGACCGCGCTCATCGGCGCGGGCGCGCCCTATCTGGACCGGATGACGCCCGAGGAGCTCGCCACGGTGATCGAGGGCGCCCGCGCCTCGGTGCCGCCCGGCGCGATCGATCAGGTCGAACTGGTCGGCCGGATCGACGTCCGCGAGGACCTGGGCCGGATCCGGGTGCCCACCCTGGTGATCTCCACGACGCTGGACGCGATGGCCACGCCGTACCACCACCGCCAGGTGGCGGACGCGATCCCCGGGGCGCGCCTCGCCGAGCTGGAGTCCGGCCATCTGCCGTTCGCGGAGGCGCCCGATGCGTGGCTGGGCCTGATCAGGACGTTCCTGGACGCCCAGGTTGGGTCGGACGCCCAGGTGCGGTCAGGCGCCCAGGTGCGGTCAGGCGCCCAGGTGCGGTCAGGCGCCCAGGCACAGTCAGGCGCCCAGGCACAGTCATAG